Proteins encoded in a region of the Paenibacillus sp. E222 genome:
- a CDS encoding GH32 C-terminal domain-containing protein — MRNVRTRETRISRMVIWVLVLQLVAPGIAAAADIPGVDAREALTPKADEGLSVTDTVYQIQNPSFETGDMSGWTVVRGQAFGQDSVSDETTWWAEQIPYNQEGTYHLNGWKHDEAATGVLRSSTFELGGSGWISFKLGGAKNPNKAYVNIVEAETGQVIARYGNSAFADVGFPNPDQGLRLANMEQYKANLSEYLGKKLYVEIVDNATSDWGVIFADAFFMYHEAEPAVGIAATDIKPDFKRYQIENPGFETGNLTGWTVVEGEAFGPNSVSDETTYWVEEIPYNQEGSYHLNGLKYNEAATGKLRSSTFELGGTGWITFRLGGGKHTDQVYVSVINADTGELIARYGNTEFNESGFPNPAQGLRLANMEQYKADLSKYIGKKLYVEIVDNGHSDWGVIFADAFNTFNELVPEEGVMADNIMPTEIQNPSFETGNLENWTAQGNAFQVNNEAQAGKEGNYFAKSSLEGQGSIISSTFTLQGTGTINFTVLDIVNPQHAYVALYDASTDTLLEKTGDVSTNKKISWKMQQYYNKRLYIKVIDQSNQARISVDAFQAHGTGTIFHMSLDEDAGKKALEKVSNIEHDVNYVFNNARYMDSKEPRWTPRGVKGGALLFDGYSNNIEVNAKNAVPVSDALTLETWVAPRSYEWGDGNKLSAIVNQSDQDKAEGFALGMYRHGTWSMQVGIGGQWIQVWVKDHPLEKYKWNYVAATFDKKDGMIKLYLNGEEVASQATPVNVPITPSTENLIIGKHNKPVELAGLFSYNMFSGLIDEVKLQNKVLTDQEILAEYENVKSLHGGSVPEIPNGDIDEDPSVFDGDQHRPQYHAMPPQNWMNEAHAPIYYNGKYHLFYQHNPQGPYWHQIHWGHWVSDDMVHWENVRPALAPEAGTLDPDGAWSGSAAYDRDGNPVLFYTAGNDSLSPNQRTGLATPTDLSDPNLEQWVKYPDPVTEQNGNGIHNEFRDPFVWYDEEVDKWYQLVTSGLQDFSSGTALVYVSDDMYNWEYKGPLFVSDRSLYPELGTVWELPVLLPLGKDSAGNQKYIFMINPHEKPEQVPPANDVQRDVEVFYWIGTWDRDHFKFIPDQEAPSKMDVGDGYLTAESGMVTPDGRTVVYSMVQNVRTPQAEYQAGWAHNLALPVSLSLDDHDQLRIEPIQELQSLRGDKVVDFSDKNLAAANQLIQNVKGDMLEIVMEVDPGEAQKFGLKVRRSDNGQEETLIYYDKTNGTFNVDRTKSSIDPDVRVDGIQGGYVDLDGENLKLHIFLDRSVVEAFANYKKKLTTRVYVGRYDALGLQVWGDNDITVKSMEVWNMNALTGEPAAPVDVPDNWDNSVYTDITDLPNHDFATGDLTGWITEGEAFQNVHVTDTQFFWDTIYFNPSHKIPGGYHLWGFNEEAGGDSLTGTLKSQNFILGGNGKLNFLVSGGRDIDKLYVALVRVSDGKELFKETATNYEEYQRKIWDASAYIGEELYIKVVDQSTGGFGHINVDDFNVPVKVNNPTNPNNPTNSIDPAGPTSPPNNSVVTANKPSKSEQLVIRNGEGRTAGGFPVRTSANDEKNALKIRQ, encoded by the coding sequence ATGAGGAACGTAAGAACAAGGGAAACCAGGATCTCCAGAATGGTCATATGGGTATTGGTTCTCCAGCTTGTTGCTCCAGGAATAGCGGCTGCAGCCGATATTCCTGGAGTAGATGCTCGGGAGGCGTTAACCCCTAAGGCTGACGAGGGGTTATCAGTTACGGATACAGTCTATCAAATCCAGAATCCAAGCTTCGAAACCGGGGATATGTCAGGCTGGACGGTTGTAAGAGGCCAAGCGTTTGGTCAGGACAGCGTATCAGACGAAACCACTTGGTGGGCGGAACAAATTCCGTACAATCAGGAAGGTACTTATCATTTAAATGGCTGGAAGCATGACGAGGCTGCAACCGGCGTTCTCCGCTCCAGCACCTTCGAGCTGGGTGGCAGCGGCTGGATCAGCTTCAAGCTTGGCGGTGCCAAAAATCCAAACAAGGCATATGTAAATATCGTGGAAGCCGAGACGGGGCAAGTCATTGCCCGGTATGGCAATAGCGCCTTCGCTGACGTTGGCTTCCCAAATCCCGATCAGGGCTTGCGGCTTGCCAATATGGAGCAATATAAGGCGAATCTTTCCGAATATTTGGGCAAAAAGCTGTATGTGGAGATCGTTGACAATGCAACCTCGGATTGGGGCGTGATCTTTGCGGACGCCTTCTTTATGTACCATGAAGCCGAGCCGGCCGTAGGAATTGCCGCCACGGATATCAAGCCGGATTTCAAACGCTATCAAATCGAAAATCCCGGCTTTGAAACAGGGAATTTAACAGGCTGGACGGTTGTAGAAGGCGAGGCGTTTGGTCCGAACAGCGTGTCGGACGAAACAACCTATTGGGTTGAAGAAATCCCGTATAACCAGGAAGGCAGTTATCATTTAAACGGATTGAAGTATAACGAGGCTGCGACAGGTAAGCTTCGTTCCAGCACCTTCGAGCTGGGCGGAACAGGCTGGATTACCTTCAGATTGGGCGGAGGCAAGCATACGGATCAAGTGTATGTGAGCGTCATCAATGCGGACACAGGTGAACTGATTGCCAGGTACGGTAACACCGAATTTAACGAGTCGGGGTTCCCGAATCCGGCACAGGGCCTGAGGCTCGCGAATATGGAGCAATATAAAGCCGATCTCTCCAAGTATATCGGCAAGAAGCTGTATGTGGAGATCGTTGATAATGGGCACTCGGATTGGGGAGTAATCTTTGCGGACGCCTTCAACACCTTCAATGAACTCGTACCGGAAGAAGGAGTTATGGCAGATAACATTATGCCGACGGAAATCCAGAATCCCAGCTTTGAAACCGGAAATTTAGAGAACTGGACCGCCCAGGGCAACGCTTTTCAAGTAAACAATGAAGCTCAAGCGGGTAAAGAAGGCAACTATTTTGCCAAATCCTCCTTGGAAGGACAGGGCTCGATTATCTCTAGCACCTTCACGCTTCAGGGAACCGGGACTATTAACTTCACTGTTTTGGACATCGTCAATCCGCAGCATGCCTACGTCGCATTATATGATGCCAGTACTGACACGTTGCTTGAGAAGACCGGGGATGTCAGTACGAATAAGAAGATTTCCTGGAAAATGCAGCAATACTATAACAAGCGGCTTTATATCAAGGTTATCGATCAATCCAATCAAGCTCGTATTTCCGTTGATGCTTTTCAAGCTCATGGTACGGGTACCATTTTTCACATGAGTCTTGATGAAGACGCAGGAAAAAAGGCGCTTGAGAAAGTAAGCAATATTGAACACGATGTGAACTATGTATTTAACAACGCCAGATACATGGACTCCAAGGAACCGAGATGGACTCCGCGCGGAGTAAAAGGCGGCGCCCTGCTGTTCGATGGATACTCAAATAATATCGAGGTCAATGCAAAGAATGCAGTTCCTGTAAGTGACGCGTTAACGCTTGAAACTTGGGTCGCGCCGCGCAGCTACGAATGGGGAGATGGAAACAAGCTGTCTGCAATCGTGAACCAGTCCGATCAGGATAAGGCGGAAGGCTTCGCGCTTGGCATGTACCGGCACGGTACATGGTCCATGCAGGTCGGAATTGGCGGCCAGTGGATTCAGGTATGGGTAAAAGATCATCCACTCGAAAAGTACAAATGGAATTATGTGGCGGCTACGTTCGACAAAAAGGATGGAATGATCAAGTTGTACCTGAACGGTGAGGAAGTGGCTTCCCAAGCGACCCCTGTCAACGTTCCGATCACACCCTCTACCGAAAACCTGATCATTGGTAAACATAATAAACCGGTAGAGTTGGCGGGGTTGTTCTCTTACAATATGTTCTCTGGACTCATTGATGAAGTGAAGCTGCAAAACAAAGTCCTCACTGATCAGGAGATCCTTGCTGAGTATGAGAATGTGAAGTCGCTTCACGGCGGTTCGGTCCCGGAAATTCCGAATGGCGATATTGATGAGGATCCAAGTGTGTTTGATGGCGATCAGCATCGTCCTCAGTACCATGCGATGCCTCCACAAAACTGGATGAATGAAGCGCATGCGCCGATTTATTATAACGGCAAATACCATTTGTTTTATCAGCATAACCCGCAAGGTCCATACTGGCATCAAATCCATTGGGGACATTGGGTGAGTGACGATATGGTACATTGGGAAAATGTGAGGCCTGCTCTTGCCCCCGAAGCGGGCACCCTTGATCCAGACGGCGCATGGTCAGGCAGTGCAGCGTATGATCGAGACGGCAATCCTGTTCTGTTCTATACTGCCGGCAATGACTCCCTGTCGCCGAATCAAAGAACAGGGCTGGCGACTCCGACAGATTTGTCCGACCCCAATCTGGAACAATGGGTGAAATATCCTGATCCGGTGACGGAACAGAACGGGAACGGCATCCATAACGAGTTCCGCGATCCGTTCGTTTGGTATGACGAAGAGGTGGATAAGTGGTATCAGTTAGTGACATCCGGTCTTCAAGACTTCAGCAGCGGCACAGCTTTGGTGTATGTGTCCGACGACATGTACAACTGGGAGTATAAGGGGCCTTTATTCGTTAGCGACAGAAGCCTGTATCCGGAGCTCGGTACGGTATGGGAACTGCCGGTATTGCTGCCGTTAGGCAAGGATAGCGCAGGCAATCAAAAGTATATTTTCATGATCAATCCTCATGAGAAACCGGAGCAAGTGCCTCCAGCGAACGATGTGCAAAGAGATGTTGAGGTCTTTTATTGGATAGGCACCTGGGACCGGGATCACTTCAAATTTATTCCCGACCAGGAGGCACCCTCCAAAATGGATGTGGGCGATGGCTATTTAACCGCAGAGAGCGGTATGGTCACACCTGACGGAAGAACGGTCGTTTACTCCATGGTGCAAAATGTAAGAACGCCGCAAGCTGAATATCAAGCCGGATGGGCTCATAATCTGGCACTGCCAGTTTCCCTAAGCCTAGACGACCATGATCAATTGCGCATTGAGCCCATTCAAGAATTGCAGAGTCTCCGGGGAGATAAGGTAGTTGATTTCTCGGACAAAAATCTGGCTGCCGCCAATCAATTGATTCAAAATGTCAAAGGCGACATGCTGGAGATTGTGATGGAAGTTGATCCGGGCGAAGCCCAGAAATTTGGGCTCAAGGTGCGGCGCTCCGATAATGGCCAAGAAGAGACGCTGATTTATTATGACAAGACAAACGGGACCTTTAATGTAGATCGGACAAAAAGCAGCATTGATCCGGATGTACGCGTGGATGGTATTCAAGGCGGATACGTGGATTTGGACGGAGAGAACCTGAAGCTCCATATTTTCCTCGATCGCTCGGTTGTTGAAGCCTTTGCCAATTACAAGAAAAAGCTGACAACCCGCGTCTATGTAGGCAGATACGACGCCTTGGGCTTGCAGGTCTGGGGCGACAACGATATAACGGTCAAGTCAATGGAAGTATGGAATATGAATGCCTTGACGGGTGAACCGGCTGCTCCGGTCGATGTGCCTGACAACTGGGACAACTCCGTATACACCGATATTACGGACCTGCCTAACCATGATTTTGCCACAGGCGACTTAACAGGCTGGATAACGGAAGGAGAGGCCTTCCAGAATGTCCATGTGACCGATACCCAGTTTTTCTGGGACACGATTTATTTCAACCCGTCGCATAAAATTCCGGGAGGCTATCATTTGTGGGGCTTCAATGAGGAAGCCGGCGGCGACAGTTTAACGGGAACGCTTAAATCACAGAACTTCATCCTTGGCGGGAACGGTAAACTCAATTTTCTGGTCAGCGGCGGACGCGATATCGATAAACTGTATGTTGCGCTGGTACGGGTATCGGACGGCAAAGAGTTATTCAAAGAAACCGCCACCAATTATGAAGAGTATCAACGGAAGATTTGGGATGCGTCCGCGTATATCGGTGAGGAGCTTTACATCAAGGTGGTTGACCAATCCACAGGTGGTTTTGGACATATTAACGTCGATGATTTCAATGTACCTGTTAAGGTGAATAACCCCACTAATCCAAATAATCCGACCAATTCAATCGACCCAGCCGGTCCTACCAGCCCTCCGAATAACTCTGTGGTCACCGCAAACAAACCGAGCAAGTCAGAGCAGCTTGTCATTCGAAATGGAGAAGGAAGAACGGCAGGTGGGTTCCCGGTCAGAACATCGGCCAACGATGAAAAGAACGCTCTGAAGATCAGACAGTGA
- a CDS encoding glycoside hydrolase family 172 protein has product MTQAKQEQPSYLYKDLVRRLYDFESLAVPPQAGEKSGCFSSFDRSSVYNAETGLYENWGANDDGGGFIRKEGDSIVAMELSGPGVIWRFWSALPEDGHIRIYIDHADTPVINQPFRDYFEKFNQEGPPANFPNLSPTLSRGRNSFIPISFQKHCKVLLDKGWGAYYHITYTSFPSEVKLPSFDGSIDKESAIALAEADRVLQQRGIDSSLNTEGSSLENVTVSVPAGGKAVLFDKKGAGAISMIRIRTDLGRKSEEQQRILVRQLAISMKWDNGVDPSVWAPLGDFFGSAPGIKPYRSLPLGMNEHEMYSYWYMPFSEGARIEIENDGTQPCEISADIRYFPLTTSHTDDLLRFHAKWHRDDYLDMDVERFKEGGDRWPDWPLLLTKGRGRFCGVHLHVYNTWEKPDEEAETWWYGRWDRKTIDWWWGEGDEKFFVDGESFPSTFGTGSEDYIGYAWAAEPPFPMFDSAFASQPFIELDANGHTSVSRFHICDNIPFMNSFEGFIEKYKENQWGPNNQCLYASTVYWYQERCTSDDYRPVSVNDRLVTLNTRRHKR; this is encoded by the coding sequence ATGACTCAAGCCAAGCAAGAGCAGCCATCTTATTTATATAAGGACCTTGTGAGAAGACTGTATGACTTTGAATCGCTGGCGGTACCGCCGCAGGCGGGTGAGAAATCGGGGTGCTTCTCAAGCTTTGACCGAAGTTCTGTTTATAATGCCGAGACAGGCTTATACGAGAATTGGGGCGCCAATGATGACGGAGGGGGCTTCATTCGCAAGGAAGGGGACAGCATCGTCGCTATGGAACTTAGCGGTCCTGGCGTGATCTGGAGATTCTGGTCTGCGCTTCCGGAGGATGGACATATCCGGATTTATATTGATCATGCCGATACCCCTGTGATCAATCAGCCCTTCCGGGATTATTTTGAAAAATTCAACCAGGAAGGGCCCCCGGCCAATTTTCCGAATCTGTCGCCAACATTATCCCGCGGAAGAAACAGCTTTATTCCGATCTCCTTTCAAAAACATTGCAAGGTGCTGTTGGATAAAGGTTGGGGCGCTTATTACCACATCACTTATACTTCATTCCCTTCCGAAGTCAAACTGCCGTCTTTTGATGGTAGCATCGACAAGGAGTCAGCTATTGCACTGGCCGAAGCGGATCGGGTATTACAGCAAAGAGGAATCGATTCTTCCTTGAATACGGAAGGGTCTTCCCTCGAGAACGTTACGGTATCCGTACCAGCAGGGGGCAAGGCAGTGCTTTTTGATAAAAAGGGGGCCGGCGCCATCTCCATGATCCGGATCAGGACTGACCTTGGACGAAAGAGCGAGGAACAGCAGCGGATCTTGGTTAGGCAGTTGGCCATCTCAATGAAATGGGACAATGGAGTAGATCCCTCCGTATGGGCTCCACTGGGTGATTTTTTTGGAAGCGCTCCCGGCATCAAGCCGTACCGCTCACTGCCTCTGGGTATGAACGAACATGAAATGTACAGTTATTGGTACATGCCATTCTCGGAAGGCGCCAGGATCGAAATTGAAAATGATGGAACGCAGCCGTGTGAGATATCAGCTGATATCCGTTATTTTCCCTTAACAACATCTCATACTGACGATCTCCTGCGTTTTCATGCGAAATGGCATCGGGACGATTATCTGGATATGGACGTGGAGCGCTTCAAGGAAGGCGGGGATCGCTGGCCGGATTGGCCTCTGCTGCTGACGAAAGGCCGGGGAAGGTTCTGCGGCGTTCACCTTCACGTGTACAATACCTGGGAGAAACCCGATGAGGAAGCCGAAACCTGGTGGTATGGGCGTTGGGATCGAAAAACGATTGATTGGTGGTGGGGAGAAGGGGACGAGAAATTTTTCGTGGATGGCGAATCCTTTCCGTCCACATTCGGAACGGGCAGCGAGGACTATATCGGCTATGCCTGGGCGGCTGAGCCTCCCTTCCCGATGTTTGACAGTGCTTTCGCCAGTCAGCCGTTTATCGAATTGGATGCGAACGGACATACCTCGGTTAGCCGATTTCATATTTGTGATAACATTCCCTTCATGAACTCCTTCGAGGGATTTATTGAAAAATATAAAGAGAATCAATGGGGCCCAAATAACCAATGTTTGTATGCCTCCACGGTTTATTGGTATCAGGAGCGGTGCACAAGCGATGATTATAGGCCTGTTTCAGTCAATGACCGCTTAGTTACTTTAAACACCAGGAGGCATAAAAGATGA
- a CDS encoding glycoside hydrolase family 32 protein codes for MKEFFYRPDNAWVGDVIPYYEDGEFKLFYLHGWRDNYREDLDHGWYLVGTKDFVNYREEGACQIEGGTGHVLKVDGIYHMFYCIFPEGKQLVCHAISRDFKTWEAIPEDSFTADDRIYELSDWRDPFVFWNEEEGQYWMLLAAMAKGPTNRKGCTALLSSKDLKAWEYREPLYSPNLHVGAHECPDLFRIGDWWYLIYSSYTGRFATFYRMSRSLEGPWITPKEDTFDGRAYYAAKSVSDGEKRYLFGWNPTKNDDLFGWNPQKSLGKDYDTWDWGGNLIVHEIVQRADGTLGVKVPETVDAAFVKTLPVQFNGIIGEWEFADGSISCESPYRFAGCTTSEDLPDQCKISAVVSFSEQTQGVGLMLRTKVTLDAAYYVTLEPQRNRISFRGAIMQSEEGGKTFPYEVELERPVQLIPNRPYEIKVYIDGSICEIYVDDEIAMSARMYDILQGNLGLFVSQGSAQLSNVKIAIRE; via the coding sequence ATGAAGGAATTTTTCTATCGGCCGGATAACGCATGGGTAGGAGACGTTATTCCATATTATGAGGACGGGGAGTTTAAGCTGTTCTATCTGCACGGATGGAGAGATAACTACCGGGAGGACCTCGATCACGGCTGGTATCTTGTCGGAACGAAGGATTTTGTGAATTATCGGGAAGAAGGAGCTTGCCAGATCGAAGGCGGCACCGGTCACGTTCTGAAAGTGGACGGCATCTACCATATGTTCTATTGCATATTTCCTGAAGGCAAGCAGTTGGTATGTCATGCGATAAGCAGAGACTTCAAGACATGGGAGGCGATCCCTGAGGATTCCTTTACCGCTGACGACCGAATATATGAGCTATCCGATTGGCGTGATCCCTTCGTATTCTGGAATGAAGAGGAAGGCCAGTACTGGATGTTGCTTGCAGCGATGGCAAAAGGGCCAACTAATCGAAAGGGATGCACCGCGCTGCTGTCATCCAAGGATCTTAAAGCTTGGGAGTACCGCGAGCCCCTGTACTCGCCAAATCTTCACGTGGGGGCTCACGAATGTCCCGATTTGTTTCGGATCGGAGATTGGTGGTATTTGATCTACTCCTCTTATACCGGACGATTCGCGACCTTTTACCGGATGAGCCGTTCCCTGGAAGGCCCTTGGATTACTCCAAAGGAAGATACCTTCGACGGTCGTGCCTACTATGCTGCCAAATCCGTTTCAGACGGTGAGAAGCGCTATCTGTTTGGATGGAATCCGACGAAGAATGACGATTTATTCGGGTGGAATCCGCAGAAGTCCCTTGGCAAGGATTACGACACTTGGGACTGGGGCGGGAATCTGATTGTGCATGAAATCGTTCAGCGGGCGGATGGAACCCTTGGCGTAAAAGTACCGGAAACGGTTGATGCCGCTTTCGTCAAAACGCTGCCTGTTCAATTCAATGGTATTATTGGAGAGTGGGAGTTCGCAGACGGATCGATCTCTTGCGAGTCACCGTATAGGTTTGCCGGTTGTACAACTTCGGAAGATTTACCCGATCAATGTAAAATATCGGCTGTTGTCTCATTCTCTGAACAAACTCAAGGTGTTGGGCTGATGCTCCGGACAAAAGTCACTCTAGATGCGGCCTATTATGTCACGCTGGAACCACAGCGGAACCGCATTAGCTTTCGGGGGGCGATTATGCAGTCGGAAGAGGGGGGGAAGACGTTCCCTTATGAGGTTGAGCTGGAACGCCCCGTTCAGCTTATTCCCAATCGTCCTTATGAAATCAAAGTGTATATTGACGGATCGATATGCGAAATTTACGTGGACGATGAAATTGCGATGAGTGCCAGAATGTATGATATTCTTCAAGGGAACCTGGGCTTGTTCGTCAGTCAAGGCAGTGCTCAACTCAGCAATGTGAAAATTGCGATCAGAGAATAA
- a CDS encoding helix-turn-helix domain-containing protein produces MKVCNDGFEQEFMDEKSDMYAIAFAQNVLSGRWKYFILWFLKNETRRYSDIKKFLGDLSQGSLTKQLKELENDGVIRRDVYPEVPPKVEYSLTDKGMKLLPVLEKMEDFGKMYGGNN; encoded by the coding sequence ATGAAAGTCTGTAATGATGGATTTGAACAAGAGTTTATGGATGAAAAAAGTGATATGTACGCAATAGCCTTTGCCCAGAATGTTCTTTCCGGACGTTGGAAGTACTTTATACTGTGGTTCCTAAAAAATGAAACACGCCGTTATTCGGATATCAAAAAATTCCTTGGAGATCTTTCTCAAGGCTCTCTTACCAAGCAACTTAAGGAACTAGAGAATGATGGCGTTATTCGACGTGATGTTTATCCGGAAGTTCCTCCAAAGGTTGAGTATTCATTAACAGACAAAGGAATGAAGTTACTCCCCGTCCTTGAAAAGATGGAAGACTTCGGTAAAATGTACGGCGGAAATAATTAA
- a CDS encoding LLM class flavin-dependent oxidoreductase: protein MNTSIGLKLSILDFVHIYNGTSATESLQNVTDMVQLAEQWGFNRYWFTEHHNTTTLMSTSPDLLSLHAASHTKSIRVGSGGIMLPNHSPLKVMENFTLLEGLHPGRVDLGIGRASGTDGRTMWALLRSQELMEVNDFPEQLDNLLSFFARDFKANHPLNHIHPPGDHSMVPDMFMLGSSEGGLHFALEKGLGFVFAAHLAPQRAIPVLRAYRSNFKPSSYLTEPQSMLATIVITAETEEEAKYTAGPAELMWAQMSTGERNLTFPTPEEAKNHRYTPHEELARERNNDRFVIGSVRQVAEQLSQLSKASLVDEIMIADFYPNQESRKKGHELLAKELGLSQENKRAREKESIQPWKKEYLK from the coding sequence GTGAATACATCAATCGGACTAAAGCTTTCAATTTTAGACTTTGTCCATATCTATAACGGTACCTCGGCTACGGAGAGTCTTCAGAACGTGACAGATATGGTTCAACTAGCAGAGCAGTGGGGGTTCAACAGGTATTGGTTCACTGAACACCATAACACAACAACTTTGATGAGTACTTCACCAGACTTACTGAGTCTGCACGCAGCATCTCACACTAAAAGCATTCGGGTAGGTTCTGGAGGAATCATGTTACCAAATCATAGCCCTTTGAAAGTCATGGAGAACTTTACGCTTCTTGAAGGATTACATCCAGGGCGTGTAGATCTCGGGATTGGCCGAGCCTCAGGTACGGATGGCAGAACCATGTGGGCATTGTTAAGATCCCAAGAATTAATGGAAGTGAATGATTTTCCAGAGCAATTAGATAACTTGCTTTCCTTCTTTGCCCGTGACTTTAAAGCCAACCACCCGTTAAATCACATCCATCCTCCGGGGGATCATTCAATGGTTCCGGATATGTTTATGCTGGGATCTAGCGAGGGCGGATTACATTTTGCCTTGGAAAAAGGATTAGGGTTTGTATTCGCAGCTCATTTGGCACCACAACGCGCTATTCCTGTGTTGAGAGCTTATCGTTCGAATTTTAAGCCCTCGTCCTATTTAACTGAACCTCAAAGTATGTTAGCGACGATCGTTATTACAGCTGAAACGGAGGAAGAGGCTAAATATACCGCGGGGCCGGCGGAATTAATGTGGGCACAGATGAGTACAGGGGAGAGAAATCTTACTTTTCCTACACCGGAAGAAGCCAAAAATCACCGATACACGCCTCATGAAGAGCTGGCTAGGGAACGTAATAATGATCGCTTTGTGATTGGAAGTGTTAGACAAGTTGCAGAGCAGCTCAGTCAGCTTTCGAAAGCAAGTTTAGTGGATGAAATCATGATTGCAGACTTTTACCCCAATCAAGAGAGCCGTAAGAAAGGGCATGAATTGTTGGCCAAAGAATTAGGCTTATCACAGGAAAATAAGCGAGCACGTGAAAAGGAGAGCATTCAACCATGGAAAAAAGAATACTTAAAATAG
- a CDS encoding NtaA/DmoA family FMN-dependent monooxygenase (This protein belongs to a clade of FMN-dependent monooxygenases, within a broader family of flavin-dependent oxidoreductases, the luciferase-like monooxygenase (LMM) family, some of whose members use coenzyme F420 rather than FMN.), with protein sequence MEKRILKIGGIIDGVGWNYSGWRHPDIPADASENIEYYVQKALQLEQGKFDLIFLADVSHIGPGMIPHYLSMFEGVSILSALSMVTHSIGLGATIATSYADPFTVARQIASLDKISKGRAGWNAITSNSGGLANYSRSHLRKADLYPMQKEFLEIVEGLWDSYEDDAFIRDKERGIFYDPSKMYSLDYTGNYFSVEGPLNISRSRQGRPVVFQAGTSPEFMDNAAQHAEVIMAPGHDLEYLKAFTAELKRRVQNQGRSPHDLLMMPSHNPIVGRTEKEALEKLREIESWMPKGYGMPKPGLIGSAEHVAEQIEHWYREGVMDILLIRQDHPAGFKDFIKLVVPILQDKGIFRKEYEDDTLRGNLGLPYPENKYTK encoded by the coding sequence ATGGAAAAAAGAATACTTAAAATAGGAGGAATTATTGATGGCGTGGGTTGGAATTACTCGGGGTGGAGACACCCTGATATTCCAGCTGATGCCAGTGAAAATATTGAGTATTACGTACAGAAAGCCTTACAACTTGAACAGGGAAAGTTTGATCTCATCTTTTTGGCAGACGTAAGTCATATTGGACCGGGCATGATTCCACACTATCTAAGCATGTTTGAGGGCGTATCCATTTTGTCTGCACTAAGTATGGTAACACACTCCATTGGCTTGGGCGCAACCATAGCGACTTCATATGCTGATCCATTTACGGTTGCCAGACAAATCGCTTCACTCGACAAGATTAGCAAGGGCCGAGCAGGATGGAATGCAATTACATCGAATTCTGGAGGATTAGCCAATTACAGTCGGTCCCATTTAAGAAAAGCAGATCTTTATCCCATGCAAAAAGAGTTTCTAGAGATTGTTGAAGGCCTCTGGGATTCGTATGAAGATGATGCATTTATACGTGATAAGGAACGAGGGATATTTTATGATCCGAGTAAAATGTATTCCTTAGATTATACTGGGAATTACTTTTCCGTAGAGGGACCGTTAAATATCAGTCGATCGAGGCAAGGCAGACCCGTGGTCTTTCAAGCGGGTACTTCCCCGGAGTTCATGGATAATGCTGCACAGCATGCGGAAGTTATCATGGCTCCTGGACATGATTTGGAATACCTCAAAGCATTCACTGCTGAACTGAAACGTAGAGTACAAAATCAGGGCCGTTCACCACATGACCTGTTGATGATGCCTTCTCACAATCCGATCGTTGGTAGAACGGAAAAAGAAGCCCTGGAAAAGCTAAGGGAAATCGAATCATGGATGCCTAAAGGTTATGGAATGCCTAAACCGGGGTTGATCGGATCGGCGGAGCACGTTGCTGAACAAATCGAACATTGGTATCGAGAAGGCGTCATGGATATCTTGCTCATTAGACAAGATCATCCAGCAGGATTTAAGGACTTCATTAAATTAGTTGTTCCCATCTTGCAAGATAAAGGCATATTCCGCAAGGAATATGAGGACGACACACTTCGGGGGAATTTAGGTTTACCTTACCCTGAGAATAAATACACGAAGTAA